The sequence TTATTGCTCGATCAAAGGTCAGTCGGGTATAAGTGCGCTTGCTCTTGGCCAAAGGTTGATTCCGCTGATGCGCGACGGCTTCTCGCTTTCATTCATGAACCGGATAACAGAGCGCATGGCGATTGGTCTCAACGATAATTTCATTTTTCTTGTGCAGAGCAAGACCAGCATATGGCGTCTCGCCGGTTTTATGAAGCGCAAGCTGCCATGTAAGACTGCCGTCAACTCAGACGGCGGGCATGTCGTGCGCGGCAGGGCTCCAGTTCACATTGTTTTTCGCTGGAAAACGAATGCCAGGACGCCGTAGCGTTATCAGCGAAACCACGAGTAACCAAGCGCGATCATGCTTGCGTTGACCCCTAAATTGGGGAGTTTAATGCCGGCGTTGGATGTGTGAGAGAAGACATATTCGATTGTGAATGCCGAGTTGGAGCTTGTGGAGTGTTGGAAAGTCAGACCAAGCTGTTCGGTGAAGTTGGTACGGGTACCCTGTTGCGCTATGCTGTCTTTGAAGTGCATTATGCCTATACTGAAATCATAGCCGAGCGCACTTTGACCTCTTACGAGAAAGTATCTTCTGTAACTGCCCGTCGTCCATAAGGCCGAGTTGTCGGAACTGCTTCCCTGCAGATCACCATAACTCAGATTTGCTGCAAGCTGAGTCCTCGGTGATGTGAAGATACCATACCTGAGCTTTACCGTGTCGAACGAAAAGCGGTCTTTTGTAGCATCGGGTATCTTGTGGTTTTCACCATAGCCCATAAGCAGCGTGATTTCGCGCTGGCCTCTTGTCATCGAATCGAACCTGAGCGGATCGGCATGCAGCGGGCAAATCCGCATACAAAAAGCAGCAGCAATAACGAAATATAAGACCTTGCGCATTATGCGCTCCTTTCAATAAGCAACCGCACACACATATACTATCCATAGGATGACATACAGTCAAGAGCCCAGGGCAATCGCATTTTAATTTCGTGTTTGGAAAAATGGTGCCTTTGCGACTAGAAATCTCAGTGTCCGAAGGGACACTTCGTGTTTTTCTTAGCCGCGGTTTTAACCGCAGAGGCCAAAACAAGGTGGATAGCATTTTGATGCGTTCGCCTTG comes from Armatimonadota bacterium and encodes:
- a CDS encoding acyloxyacyl hydrolase, whose product is MRKVLYFVIAAAFCMRICPLHADPLRFDSMTRGQREITLLMGYGENHKIPDATKDRFSFDTVKLRYGIFTSPRTQLAANLSYGDLQGSSSDNSALWTTGSYRRYFLVRGQSALGYDFSIGIMHFKDSIAQQGTRTNFTEQLGLTFQHSTSSNSAFTIEYVFSHTSNAGIKLPNLGVNASMIALGYSWFR